One part of the Prochlorococcus marinus str. MIT 9313 genome encodes these proteins:
- a CDS encoding bifunctional ADP-dependent NAD(P)H-hydrate dehydratase/NAD(P)H-hydrate epimerase codes for MSWPPSNAEHLLVTAAQMTALEEEMFASGLPVAALMEKVGQAMAAWFRQHPELLADGVKVLVGPGHNGGDGLVVARELHLAGVKVQLWAPLPIRQPLTAQHWTYVKSLGIHQLDHAPDVAGEPVWIEALFGLGQSRPLPEALATLLQARQRCQPGKLVSLDVPAGLCSDSGIPFPGGAAVAMTTLTVGLLKQGLIQDAAIDHVGRLVRVDMGVPEILLKQLPQSQTRRLCSADVATLPCQHLAAGAMKYERGRVLVIAGSDDYPGAAFLAIQGAIASGAGSIQAAVPVAVADQLWQVAPEVVLAAALESSAAGGMAVAPWLASHDLSRFDAVLIGPGLGRGGEPWSVMAEPLQRFAGLLVLDADGLNRLALVTDGWQWLKQRQGHTWLTPHAGEFRRLFPQLKARQPLDAALEASRLCGAAVLLKGAHSVVADPSGAAWQLAETASWVARTGLGDLLAGYAAGLGSMDAAKAQVCHCQGESLAVVALLHAEAARRCRQGSSASSIAQSLAELTISLQANECDQGHVKGYECKR; via the coding sequence TTGTCCTGGCCACCATCGAACGCTGAGCATCTTTTGGTTACTGCTGCGCAGATGACAGCTCTCGAGGAGGAGATGTTTGCCAGCGGCTTGCCGGTGGCTGCGTTGATGGAAAAAGTAGGCCAGGCGATGGCGGCTTGGTTTCGCCAACACCCTGAGTTGTTGGCAGATGGTGTGAAGGTGTTGGTGGGCCCTGGCCATAACGGTGGTGATGGATTGGTGGTGGCCAGGGAGTTGCATCTTGCAGGGGTGAAGGTCCAGCTCTGGGCACCTTTGCCGATCCGTCAACCATTAACGGCCCAGCATTGGACGTACGTTAAATCGCTTGGCATTCACCAACTAGATCACGCTCCTGATGTTGCTGGTGAGCCTGTTTGGATCGAGGCTCTGTTTGGGCTGGGACAATCCCGCCCACTCCCTGAAGCGTTGGCAACGTTGTTGCAGGCACGTCAGCGCTGCCAGCCAGGCAAGTTGGTGAGTTTGGATGTGCCTGCAGGGCTGTGTTCAGATTCCGGCATCCCTTTCCCAGGCGGCGCTGCCGTGGCGATGACGACGCTCACTGTGGGGTTGCTCAAGCAAGGCCTTATTCAGGATGCGGCGATCGATCATGTTGGCCGCCTGGTGCGGGTTGATATGGGCGTGCCGGAGATCTTGTTGAAGCAGTTGCCACAGTCGCAAACACGGCGACTCTGTTCTGCGGATGTGGCCACCCTTCCCTGTCAGCATCTAGCAGCAGGCGCGATGAAATACGAACGAGGGCGGGTGTTGGTGATTGCTGGTAGTGATGATTACCCTGGGGCGGCTTTTTTGGCCATTCAGGGTGCTATCGCTAGCGGTGCAGGCAGCATTCAAGCCGCTGTGCCTGTTGCAGTAGCCGATCAGCTTTGGCAAGTGGCGCCTGAAGTTGTTTTGGCGGCCGCGCTTGAGAGTTCTGCGGCAGGTGGCATGGCCGTTGCTCCTTGGTTGGCTAGTCATGATCTCAGCCGTTTCGATGCCGTGTTGATTGGGCCAGGCTTAGGTCGAGGTGGAGAACCTTGGTCAGTGATGGCAGAACCGTTGCAGCGCTTTGCAGGCTTGTTGGTTTTGGATGCTGATGGTCTGAATCGATTGGCGCTGGTTACTGATGGATGGCAATGGTTAAAGCAGCGCCAAGGGCATACCTGGCTTACTCCCCATGCCGGTGAGTTCAGGAGATTGTTTCCGCAGCTCAAAGCTCGGCAACCTCTCGATGCGGCTCTGGAAGCATCCCGGCTTTGTGGAGCAGCTGTGCTGCTCAAGGGAGCACACAGTGTGGTTGCGGATCCGTCTGGTGCCGCCTGGCAGCTAGCAGAGACAGCAAGTTGGGTTGCTCGTACTGGGCTCGGGGATCTGTTGGCTGGTTATGCAGCTGGCTTGGGATCTATGGATGCTGCTAAGGCTCAGGTTTGCCATTGTCAGGGTGAGTCTTTGGCCGTAGTGGCGTTGCTTCATGCCGAGGCTGCACGTCGATGCCGTCAAGGCAGCTCAGCAAGTTCTATCGCTCAATCCCTTGCAGAACTTACGATTAGCTTGCAAGCAAATGAATGTGATCAAGGGCACGTCAAAGGGTATGAATGCAAACGATAA
- a CDS encoding RpoD/SigA family RNA polymerase sigma factor gives MVSAAPKSAETQRRRSSDPVSWYLTTIGRIPLLTPAEEIELGNQVQTMMSLTQDGSVAPDDKEFTTHQRRMIRIGRRAKERMMKANLRLVVSVAKKYQGKGLELLDLIQEGSLGLERAVEKFDPTRGYKFSTYAFWWIRQSMTRAIACQSRTIRLPVHLSERLTTIRKVSLDLAHKLGAIPSRSEIAEAMDIPVDELDSLLRQALTTSSLDAPVNGEERRSFLGDLIADSSLGEPLDKVEQRIHHEQLGRWLSHLSEQEQHVLKLRFGLETHDRHTLAEIGRLMEVSRERVRQVELKALRKLRNLTRRVPNEI, from the coding sequence ATGGTTTCAGCAGCGCCTAAATCAGCAGAAACACAGAGGCGTAGAAGTTCTGATCCTGTCAGCTGGTACCTCACAACGATTGGGCGTATACCTCTTCTTACCCCTGCTGAGGAGATTGAACTTGGCAATCAAGTTCAGACGATGATGAGTCTCACTCAAGACGGCTCAGTTGCGCCTGATGATAAGGAGTTTACGACACATCAGCGTCGGATGATTCGCATTGGTCGTCGTGCCAAAGAACGCATGATGAAGGCCAATCTTCGTCTGGTTGTGAGTGTTGCCAAGAAATATCAAGGCAAAGGACTGGAACTCCTCGATCTCATTCAGGAGGGTTCACTTGGTTTAGAGCGTGCTGTTGAAAAGTTTGATCCAACCCGTGGCTATAAGTTTTCGACCTATGCGTTTTGGTGGATTCGTCAGAGCATGACACGTGCGATTGCGTGCCAGTCGCGCACGATTCGCCTTCCTGTACATCTCAGTGAAAGGCTGACCACAATTCGAAAGGTTTCTCTGGATTTGGCTCACAAGCTTGGAGCAATACCCAGTCGCTCCGAGATCGCTGAAGCGATGGATATCCCTGTTGATGAACTCGACTCTTTACTGCGTCAGGCGCTAACAACCAGCAGCTTGGATGCGCCAGTGAATGGTGAAGAAAGACGAAGTTTTCTTGGTGATCTGATCGCTGATTCCTCTCTTGGGGAACCTCTCGACAAGGTGGAGCAGCGTATTCATCATGAGCAGCTCGGGCGTTGGCTCAGCCATCTCAGTGAGCAGGAGCAGCATGTCCTTAAGCTCCGTTTTGGTCTTGAAACCCATGATCGCCATACCTTGGCTGAGATTGGTCGCTTGATGGAAGTCTCGCGTGAGCGTGTTCGTCAAGTGGAATTAAAGGCCTTGCGCAAGCTGCGTAACCTCACGCGTAGGGTGCCCAACGAGATTTGA
- the pdhA gene encoding pyruvate dehydrogenase (acetyl-transferring) E1 component subunit alpha — protein sequence MSQKTSVSSGQTTANPLAAGRHGERISTLISSKRAKVDRQIGLELFRDMTLGRRFEDKCAEMYYRGKMFGFVHLYNGQEAVSTGVIGAMKRQHDWFCSTYRDHVHALSAGVPAREVMSELFGKETGCSKGRGGSMHLFSQEHHLLGGFAFIGEGIPIALGAAFTSRYKRDALGDASSNAVTAAFFGDGTCNNGQFFECLNMAQLWQLPILFVVENNKWAIGMAHERATSEPEIWQKAAAFGMAGEEVDGMDVLAVRAATQRAIKRARAGEGPTLLECLTYRFRGHSLADPDELRAEEEKQFWAKRDPLKALEKDLTSESLVRAEELRAIEKEIDAEINDCVEFALAAAEPNPNELTRYIWAED from the coding sequence ATGAGCCAGAAAACCTCCGTGAGCTCAGGCCAAACCACGGCAAACCCCCTGGCAGCCGGCCGCCATGGCGAGAGAATCTCCACGCTAATCAGCTCCAAACGCGCCAAGGTTGATCGTCAGATCGGCCTAGAACTCTTCCGAGACATGACCCTTGGGCGACGCTTCGAGGACAAATGTGCCGAGATGTACTACCGGGGGAAAATGTTTGGCTTCGTTCACCTCTACAACGGCCAAGAAGCCGTTAGCACAGGTGTAATTGGTGCAATGAAACGCCAGCACGATTGGTTTTGCAGTACCTATCGCGATCACGTTCATGCCCTTAGCGCCGGTGTACCCGCCCGCGAAGTAATGAGTGAGCTCTTCGGCAAGGAAACCGGCTGTAGCAAAGGTCGTGGGGGCTCCATGCACCTCTTTTCGCAAGAGCATCACCTCCTAGGAGGATTTGCCTTCATCGGCGAAGGGATTCCCATCGCCCTGGGGGCAGCCTTCACCAGTCGCTATAAGCGGGATGCCCTGGGTGATGCCAGCAGCAATGCTGTAACAGCAGCTTTTTTTGGTGACGGTACCTGCAATAACGGCCAGTTCTTTGAGTGCCTCAACATGGCGCAGCTTTGGCAGCTGCCAATCCTGTTCGTTGTCGAGAACAACAAATGGGCCATTGGCATGGCCCATGAGCGAGCCACCAGTGAGCCGGAAATATGGCAAAAAGCTGCTGCCTTCGGGATGGCTGGCGAAGAGGTTGACGGCATGGATGTTCTCGCCGTAAGAGCTGCCACTCAGAGAGCAATAAAAAGAGCCAGGGCTGGCGAAGGTCCCACCCTGCTGGAGTGTCTCACCTATCGATTCCGTGGCCATTCTCTTGCTGATCCAGATGAACTACGCGCCGAAGAGGAAAAACAATTCTGGGCTAAACGAGATCCCCTAAAGGCTCTTGAGAAGGATCTCACCTCTGAATCTTTGGTGCGTGCTGAAGAACTACGCGCTATTGAAAAAGAGATCGATGCAGAAATAAATGACTGCGTGGAGTTTGCCCTTGCCGCAGCCGAACCAAATCCCAACGAACTCACTCGCTACATCTGGGCTGAAGATTAA
- a CDS encoding ARC6/PARC6 family protein — MDLPIDHFRLLGVSPSADSEAILRALELRLDRCPDQGFTHEVLIQRAELLRLSADLLTDPPRRQAYETALLELSRDHPGETAGLDVSPSREVAGLILLFEANSSHEVFHLASQGLQPPQSPTLGSEREADLALLLALACRAAAAEEQEQRRYEAAASLLHDGIQLLQRMGKLSEECHKLENDLDALLPYRILDLLSRDLGDQVSHQEGLRLLDNFVSQRGGLEGTAPSPAPGGLDQSEFDNFFKQIRKFLTVQEQVDLFLRWQQAGSADAGFLGGLALAAVGFSRRKPERVQEARQHLERLQLDGCDPLPMLGCLDLLLGDVGRAQERFLRSTDPRVKDCLNSHPGDELAAFCEYCRSWLRGDVLPGYRDVDAEAVDLEAWFADRDVQAYVERLERSENRASSLGKAFSGSSVKQPFPWAPLDPDGILPLSLGGPDVGQPAADQSSDEFASDGMAWIDRLADLPRPTRPVLIGSVVFAALIAAFAGFSLFGQRPRTSVSTAADQPQVTAPPTATLQEEVLMPQVPVSAVVEPLTLEQPNEAQLKGLLQAWLSNKAVVLAGGKSDALPEVARDPLVQRVAQERARDAALAQTQKVVASISSVEVVSRTPQRIELNAVVTYRDQRVDAAGKVVDQTPQKDLSVTYILGRDPDRWRLHEYISGK, encoded by the coding sequence GTGGACCTGCCAATAGATCATTTCCGCTTGCTGGGTGTCAGTCCTTCGGCAGACAGTGAGGCGATTTTGCGGGCCTTGGAGTTGAGGTTGGATCGCTGCCCTGACCAAGGTTTCACCCATGAGGTCTTAATTCAGCGGGCAGAATTGTTGCGGCTTTCAGCAGATTTGCTGACTGATCCGCCACGGCGTCAGGCCTATGAGACTGCCTTGTTGGAGCTCAGTCGTGATCATCCAGGTGAGACCGCCGGTCTTGATGTGTCACCTAGTAGAGAGGTGGCAGGGCTGATCTTGCTGTTTGAAGCGAATTCTTCTCATGAGGTTTTTCATCTCGCCTCTCAGGGATTGCAACCGCCCCAGTCCCCGACGCTAGGTAGCGAACGAGAAGCTGACCTCGCTTTGTTGTTGGCACTGGCCTGTCGGGCTGCAGCCGCTGAGGAACAGGAACAACGGCGTTATGAAGCAGCAGCGTCTCTTCTGCATGACGGGATCCAGTTGCTGCAGCGGATGGGCAAGCTCTCCGAAGAGTGCCACAAGCTTGAGAACGATTTAGATGCCCTTCTGCCCTATCGCATTCTCGACTTATTGAGTCGGGATCTTGGTGATCAGGTTTCTCACCAGGAAGGACTGCGCCTACTTGACAACTTTGTGAGCCAGAGAGGAGGTCTTGAGGGAACGGCCCCATCGCCTGCACCTGGTGGTCTTGATCAGTCCGAATTTGACAACTTCTTCAAGCAGATCAGAAAGTTTTTAACTGTTCAGGAACAGGTTGATCTTTTCCTGCGCTGGCAGCAAGCCGGATCAGCAGATGCGGGTTTCCTGGGTGGGTTGGCTCTTGCTGCTGTTGGATTTTCGCGTCGGAAGCCTGAACGGGTGCAGGAAGCTCGGCAGCACTTAGAGAGGCTTCAACTGGATGGATGCGACCCGTTGCCGATGCTGGGTTGCTTGGACCTCTTGCTCGGAGATGTGGGCCGCGCTCAGGAGCGTTTTCTGCGCAGTACAGATCCTCGAGTGAAGGACTGTCTTAACAGCCACCCTGGCGATGAATTGGCTGCTTTTTGTGAGTACTGCCGCTCTTGGCTGCGAGGGGACGTGCTTCCCGGTTATAGGGATGTGGATGCTGAGGCCGTTGATCTAGAGGCTTGGTTTGCTGATCGGGATGTTCAGGCTTATGTGGAGCGCCTGGAACGCAGCGAAAATCGTGCTTCTTCTTTAGGTAAGGCCTTCTCAGGATCGTCTGTGAAGCAACCCTTCCCTTGGGCGCCTCTTGATCCCGATGGGATTTTGCCCCTCTCTCTTGGTGGGCCTGATGTTGGTCAACCTGCAGCTGATCAGAGCTCTGATGAGTTTGCCAGCGATGGTATGGCATGGATTGATCGTTTAGCAGATCTGCCACGCCCGACGCGGCCGGTGCTGATCGGTTCGGTTGTCTTTGCGGCCCTGATTGCAGCCTTTGCAGGCTTCAGTTTGTTTGGCCAACGTCCTCGTACGTCAGTTAGTACGGCTGCTGATCAGCCTCAAGTCACAGCACCTCCTACAGCCACACTGCAAGAGGAGGTCCTCATGCCTCAAGTCCCTGTCAGCGCTGTGGTTGAGCCGCTTACTTTGGAGCAGCCGAATGAGGCACAGCTCAAAGGCCTGCTTCAGGCCTGGCTCAGCAACAAGGCAGTCGTGCTTGCCGGTGGCAAGAGTGATGCACTGCCTGAGGTCGCAAGAGATCCATTGGTGCAGCGCGTGGCGCAAGAGCGTGCCAGGGATGCTGCTTTAGCTCAGACCCAGAAGGTTGTGGCCAGCATCAGCTCTGTAGAGGTGGTGAGTCGAACGCCGCAGCGTATTGAGCTGAATGCCGTTGTGACCTATCGCGATCAACGCGTTGATGCTGCCGGCAAGGTTGTTGACCAAACGCCCCAAAAAGATCTCTCGGTGACTTACATCCTTGGTCGTGATCCCGATCGTTGGCGCCTGCATGAATACATCAGCGGCAAATAA
- the ffh gene encoding signal recognition particle protein, whose product MFEELSARFEDAVKGLRGQAKISDTNVEDALKQVRRALLGADVSLEVVREFVEEVRQKAVGAEVVRGVTPDQKFVQVVHQQLVEVMGGDNAPMAEAEDSPTVVLMAGLQGAGKTTATAKLGLHLKDQGQRPLMVAADVYRPAAIDQLRTLGEQIGVDVFSLGDDVKPEEIAAAGLAKAREEGFDTLLVDTAGRLQIDTEMMEEMVRIRSAVEPDEVLLVVDSMIGQEAAELTRAFHDKVGITGSVLTKLDGDSRGGAALSIRKVSGQPIKFIGTGEKVEALQPFHPERMASRILGMGDVLTLVEKAQKEVELADVEKMQKKLQEASFDFSDFLQQMRLIKRMGSLGGLIKMMPGMNKLDDGMLKQGEQQLKRIEAMIGSMTADERNQPELLASQPSRRRRIAGGSGHSPADVDKVLADFQKMRGFMQQMSKGGGMPGMPGMPGMPGMGGGLPGMGGPGGGMSGMGGAGMPEPASGGRGGGSPRRQRPVKKKKGFGEL is encoded by the coding sequence ATGTTTGAAGAACTTTCAGCCCGCTTTGAAGATGCAGTTAAGGGGCTGAGAGGCCAGGCAAAGATCAGCGATACCAATGTTGAGGATGCTCTTAAGCAGGTGCGACGTGCCCTTTTAGGGGCTGATGTGAGTCTTGAGGTCGTGCGCGAGTTTGTCGAGGAGGTGCGGCAGAAGGCAGTTGGTGCGGAAGTGGTGCGAGGTGTGACTCCTGATCAGAAGTTTGTTCAGGTGGTGCATCAGCAGCTGGTGGAGGTGATGGGTGGTGATAACGCTCCCATGGCTGAGGCTGAAGATTCACCAACAGTGGTGCTGATGGCTGGATTGCAGGGGGCTGGCAAAACCACTGCAACAGCGAAGCTTGGACTTCACCTCAAAGATCAGGGTCAGCGGCCCCTGATGGTGGCTGCTGATGTCTATCGGCCGGCTGCCATTGATCAGCTCCGCACCCTGGGTGAGCAGATCGGAGTGGATGTGTTCAGCCTCGGAGACGATGTCAAACCTGAGGAGATCGCGGCAGCAGGACTTGCCAAGGCTCGTGAGGAAGGTTTTGACACCTTGTTAGTGGATACGGCAGGTCGGCTGCAGATCGATACAGAGATGATGGAGGAAATGGTGCGAATTCGTTCTGCCGTAGAGCCCGATGAAGTGCTCTTGGTGGTGGATTCGATGATTGGTCAGGAGGCGGCTGAACTCACTCGGGCCTTCCACGACAAGGTTGGTATCACTGGATCTGTTCTCACCAAGCTGGATGGTGATTCCCGCGGTGGGGCTGCGCTTTCGATTCGCAAGGTGAGTGGTCAGCCGATCAAGTTCATCGGTACTGGAGAAAAGGTTGAGGCTTTGCAACCTTTTCATCCGGAACGGATGGCCAGCCGCATCCTCGGTATGGGCGATGTGCTCACCCTGGTGGAGAAAGCTCAGAAGGAGGTGGAGCTTGCTGATGTTGAGAAGATGCAGAAGAAGCTGCAGGAAGCTTCGTTTGATTTCTCCGATTTCCTGCAACAGATGCGACTGATCAAACGGATGGGTTCTCTCGGTGGTTTGATCAAGATGATGCCGGGCATGAACAAGCTGGATGACGGCATGCTCAAGCAGGGTGAGCAGCAGCTCAAGCGCATCGAGGCCATGATTGGCTCGATGACTGCTGATGAGCGCAATCAGCCTGAATTGCTTGCTTCACAGCCTTCTCGTCGTCGTCGTATCGCTGGTGGGAGTGGCCATAGCCCCGCTGACGTGGACAAAGTTTTGGCTGATTTTCAGAAAATGCGTGGCTTTATGCAGCAGATGAGTAAGGGCGGTGGCATGCCTGGAATGCCTGGAATGCCTGGAATGCCTGGAATGGGTGGTGGGTTGCCCGGTATGGGGGGACCTGGTGGTGGCATGTCTGGCATGGGAGGCGCAGGCATGCCAGAGCCAGCTTCAGGTGGTCGCGGTGGTGGTTCCCCCAGGCGTCAGCGACCGGTGAAAAAGAAGAAGGGATTTGGAGAGTTGTAA
- the rpsP gene encoding 30S ribosomal protein S16, with translation MIKLRLKRFGKKREASFRLVACNSTSRRDGRPLQELGFYNPRTKETRLDTEALRLRLSQGAQPTDAVRSLLEKGGLIEKTVRPAEVVGKAKQAEARKAAAKNVAKQAAEAKAEETPADNTEA, from the coding sequence ATGATCAAGCTCCGCCTGAAGCGGTTTGGCAAGAAGCGGGAAGCGAGTTTCCGCCTTGTGGCCTGTAACAGCACCTCTCGTCGTGACGGTCGCCCTTTGCAGGAGCTTGGCTTTTACAACCCTCGCACGAAGGAAACGCGGCTCGACACTGAGGCACTGCGTTTGCGTCTTAGTCAGGGAGCTCAGCCCACTGATGCAGTTCGATCTTTGTTGGAGAAAGGCGGGCTGATCGAAAAGACCGTTCGTCCTGCTGAGGTTGTTGGTAAGGCTAAGCAGGCTGAAGCTCGGAAGGCTGCTGCAAAGAATGTGGCCAAACAAGCTGCAGAAGCAAAGGCTGAGGAAACTCCTGCTGACAACACAGAAGCCTGA
- a CDS encoding PhoH family protein, whose translation MAGVTSEGHFVLDLPDTDAALALAGNGEQTLHHLQALTGASLVIRGLQLVIGGRPAQLERAAAVVELIRPLWQEGQAVSAVDLQAALTALDTGRRDAHAELADQVLARSQRGNLLRPRTLRQKAYVEAMERHDLTFALGPAGTGKTFLATVLAVRMLSERKVERLVLTRPAVEAGERLGFLPGDLQQKVDPYLRPLYDALHALLGAEKTTTLLEKGVIEVAPLAYMRGRTLEEAFVILDEAQNTTPAQMRMVLTRLGERSRMVVTGDTTQVDLPPGQLSGLVDAAEVLADINGVAVCRLTSADVVRHPLVQRVVDAYARRDQR comes from the coding sequence ATGGCCGGAGTTACCTCAGAGGGTCACTTCGTTCTGGATCTTCCCGATACTGACGCTGCGCTAGCTCTTGCAGGCAACGGGGAACAGACCTTGCATCACCTTCAGGCCTTGACCGGGGCTTCTTTGGTGATAAGGGGGCTTCAGCTTGTGATCGGCGGCCGCCCTGCTCAATTGGAACGTGCCGCAGCAGTTGTTGAGCTGATCAGACCACTGTGGCAAGAAGGCCAGGCTGTTTCAGCTGTTGATTTACAAGCGGCGCTCACGGCTCTTGATACCGGCCGTAGGGATGCTCATGCGGAATTGGCTGATCAGGTGTTGGCCCGCAGTCAGCGAGGCAACCTGCTGCGGCCGAGGACATTGCGTCAGAAGGCTTATGTCGAGGCGATGGAGCGCCACGATCTCACCTTCGCTCTTGGGCCTGCAGGAACTGGTAAAACTTTTTTGGCCACAGTGTTGGCAGTGCGCATGCTCAGTGAGCGAAAGGTTGAGCGCCTGGTGTTAACTCGGCCAGCGGTTGAGGCTGGTGAAAGATTGGGCTTTCTGCCCGGTGATCTTCAGCAGAAAGTGGACCCTTATCTGCGTCCGCTTTATGACGCTCTTCACGCCCTACTAGGAGCTGAGAAAACCACCACATTGCTGGAGAAGGGGGTGATAGAAGTGGCCCCCCTCGCTTATATGCGAGGACGCACCTTGGAAGAGGCTTTTGTGATCCTCGATGAGGCTCAGAACACAACGCCGGCTCAGATGCGCATGGTGCTTACTCGGCTTGGGGAGCGTTCGCGTATGGTTGTCACGGGTGACACCACCCAGGTGGATCTGCCACCGGGCCAGCTCAGCGGCCTTGTGGATGCTGCTGAGGTGCTCGCTGATATCAACGGTGTCGCTGTCTGTCGCCTCACCTCTGCAGATGTGGTGCGTCATCCGCTTGTGCAACGGGTTGTGGATGCTTATGCGCGCCGAGATCAACGATAG
- a CDS encoding Bax inhibitor-1/YccA family protein, whose product MPASSNFQEAIREAQSSALVGPNVVNKALPYVGGGMVLTAGGVLGGIATVQSMGWQAFQPLSLIAIIPWFILFFVAQNAAKKGNNATALPLLATFSLLTGFTLTGLVLQAVAVAGAASIGIAALATGLTFAIASVVGRRMSDSVGQALSGVVGLGLIGLIIAMVVQLIGSIFAPQVFAIGTFELMIAGFGTVLFVGMAFVDFYTMPRTYTDDQYLSGALGMYLTYINLFIFILRLIIAIQGGGRRN is encoded by the coding sequence ATGCCGGCAAGCAGCAATTTCCAGGAGGCCATTCGCGAGGCGCAATCCAGCGCCTTGGTTGGCCCCAATGTCGTTAACAAGGCCCTGCCCTATGTGGGTGGTGGCATGGTGCTCACCGCCGGTGGCGTGTTGGGAGGGATCGCCACTGTTCAATCCATGGGTTGGCAAGCGTTCCAGCCCTTGTCGCTGATTGCGATCATCCCTTGGTTCATCCTTTTCTTTGTTGCTCAGAATGCAGCAAAAAAAGGCAATAACGCCACCGCTCTTCCCCTGCTAGCCACCTTCAGCCTGTTGACGGGTTTCACCCTCACTGGTTTGGTTCTTCAGGCTGTTGCCGTAGCTGGTGCGGCCTCTATCGGTATCGCCGCTTTGGCGACTGGGCTCACCTTTGCGATTGCCTCGGTTGTTGGTAGGCGCATGAGCGACAGCGTCGGTCAGGCCCTCTCTGGTGTGGTTGGCCTTGGTCTGATCGGCCTGATCATCGCCATGGTTGTGCAACTGATTGGCAGCATTTTTGCTCCGCAGGTTTTCGCGATCGGCACCTTTGAATTGATGATCGCCGGGTTTGGCACCGTGCTCTTTGTAGGTATGGCGTTCGTGGACTTCTACACGATGCCTCGCACCTACACGGATGATCAGTACCTTTCAGGTGCTTTAGGGATGTATCTCACCTACATCAATCTTTTCATCTTCATTTTACGTCTAATCATTGCTATTCAAGGTGGCGGTCGACGTAACTGA
- a CDS encoding bile acid:sodium symporter family protein → MNVLIPGALLLIMFALGLNLRDNHFDLIRNRSALLLRVLLGTCVLVPLVAMIILWLALSFELSQPARLSIALMAVCPSAPLTLRKAGKAGGNAQMAVYLQMAAAIAAILSIPLMAELFTTVFKGQGWEIRPMHVAMNVGQVQILPLLLGLFLRRWLPAWAEHAEPFFNKLANLLLLLLLVVIVVKAFPLLIPFASKNLLALALMAVMVIASLLIGYLLAGPDPKERTTVSLVISMRNPGLALLFAQINAPQMLELKLSILTYLVLTIIFSIPFLNWRKRLAMGT, encoded by the coding sequence ATGAACGTACTGATTCCTGGAGCACTATTGCTGATCATGTTCGCGCTAGGGCTCAACTTGCGCGACAACCACTTTGATTTGATCCGAAACCGCTCAGCCTTGTTGCTGCGCGTTTTGCTGGGCACCTGCGTGCTGGTGCCGTTGGTGGCGATGATCATTCTCTGGCTTGCGCTCAGCTTTGAGTTATCTCAGCCTGCGAGATTGTCGATTGCTCTGATGGCGGTTTGCCCAAGTGCTCCGCTCACACTGCGCAAAGCGGGAAAAGCAGGCGGCAATGCTCAGATGGCTGTCTACTTGCAGATGGCTGCGGCGATTGCGGCGATTCTTTCAATTCCTCTGATGGCTGAGTTGTTCACGACTGTCTTTAAAGGGCAAGGTTGGGAGATCAGACCTATGCACGTGGCGATGAATGTGGGCCAGGTTCAGATCCTGCCGTTGTTGTTAGGTCTGTTTCTCCGCCGCTGGTTACCAGCTTGGGCCGAACATGCTGAGCCGTTCTTCAACAAGCTTGCCAATTTGCTGCTGCTGCTGCTCCTGGTGGTGATTGTTGTTAAGGCCTTTCCCTTACTCATTCCTTTTGCCAGCAAGAACCTGCTGGCGCTGGCATTGATGGCCGTCATGGTGATCGCATCGTTGCTGATCGGTTATCTGCTAGCGGGGCCGGACCCCAAAGAGCGAACCACTGTTTCACTGGTGATCTCCATGCGAAATCCAGGCTTGGCACTCTTGTTTGCCCAGATCAATGCTCCACAGATGCTTGAACTCAAACTATCGATCCTGACCTATTTAGTACTCACAATTATTTTTTCGATTCCTTTCTTGAATTGGCGCAAGCGGTTGGCGATGGGAACTTGA